The segment AGGCAGTAGATATAACAGTGATTAACAAAGATATAAGACATGATAAGTAAATTggcaacaacaataaaaaaccTGTGAGTGATTGGAGGCAGTATATATAACAGTGGTTAACATAATATAAGAAATGATAAGTAAattggcaacaacaaaaaaaaacctgtgaATGATTGGAGGCAGTATATATGACAGTGGTTAACAAGATATAAGAAATGATAGTGTAAATTggcaacaaaaccaaaaaactGTGAATGATTGGAGGCGGTATATCATGGTTAACAAGTTATAAGAAATGATAAGTAAATTGgcaacagcaaaaaaaaacccataaacCTGTGAATGATTGGAGGCAGTATATATAACAGTGGTTAACAAGTTATAAGAAATAAGTAaattggcaaaaaaaaacagctaTGGGGTATTCCTGGGAGAAATAGGTATCTATAAGAAAGACTATTACAAGATTACTTTCTAATCTCCTCCTCCCCCAACCATCACCACGACACCCTCTCCATCTCCTCTTGGTAGATAAACCCATCTATTCTACCTCCATCTGCTGTGACCAGAAATGATCCACATTCAACTCATTTTAAGGGATATCCTAGGGGTAGACAATTAGAAACTAATATTGAAAGAGCAAAATTTTTCGATGTAAATTGAAAACCTCATCTCAGTATCTTGGCCCTTACTACAAGAAATGGTTCATTGAAAATGTTATCTAAATTTGACTGATGGCTTAATCTTCCCTTGCACCAAAAAGTGGATTATAGTTGATGAGAAGTTTTTAGTTCAGTGATATAATCTTCTTTGATGATTTTATCCTTGGAGTAAGTAtgtgcagggatgtgcccaggatttcctgagtgccgggtatactgatcgccgtcctgggggaagAGTCTAAgtgggaggggtgtccccctcccctttgagaatttttgaaggtgcttagatgccaaatgctggcacttgtgtagctttttaagcacatatgcaagtactagttttgctaacaatttacaattttttttttttttagtgaaatatattacgtacctggtaaaagttattagtttgtttcaaagagattttacaagggaccgattgagagccataagtaatgtttctcgtatgcgtaactgatgcattattagtctgtatgattttggcataggctaggcccaatttatgttgaatatattgttaggaatgtcaggattttagatgaaagtagtgctgggcgggactcacgatttttaagacagtgcaaggcggtaatttttagtgctgggcggggccgcccagcgtgggcacatccctgtatgtGATACATTTTGAATGTCTGCCTGTCAACATTCTCTGTACTGTAGTTAGAGCTTCATCAAAATGAAACTCTTTTGTGGAAattttgtctctctctctctcttgtggAAAAACAATGATAGCAATATTATGATGATGCAAACccaaagacattttcagttcAACtgtcctgatgacatcatcattcAAGTCAAAGCTGAAAACCTACCTATTTAGACAGCATTACTGCAATATATAAACTGTGTATACAACTCTATTCATGTGCAGTACTCCAACACACTCAAACGTGCATGCTTTGAATTCTTCATACTCatctatattgtattttattctgcagttttactacatatcatgtgtcatatatttttttactgttacatagcgttttagagcacttttgtggatttacgctttataaaataaatgattattatgattattattcaCTCTGcaattgccagatgcatttttcttttctaagaAACCTTTCAAAAATTTGTGATATAAACTTGCTGTGAGGATTTGGTTCTGACCAAAAGGTGCAGAAAAAGTTCCAGTAAGATTGCTACTTTTTATTCAGCATCGGCCCTCAAAGGAAAAGGATGTTTCCCATCCGCAGACACGATCAAGCCATCAAAAGAACTTGCTCAGTGAATTCTTGGTCGGAACGTTAATATCGCACAAATTCTGCCCGAGTGTATCATGGGAAGGATACCCAGGCAGTACATTGTGCTGACACCAGAGAGTTAAGTCAGGGATTAATTGACTAAATTCTAAACAAGATATCAATTCACCCAATTTACCCGAAACCCTTGCAAAGAAAATTAATGACACAGATGTCACTAATCAGGCTCAATacttgtaaataaatttgtAGAAGTTATGGGTTAACATGCTCCCAGGTTGCTAGTTGCTTCTTTGACAATTAACCCTCTCTCTCTCAGATGAGACACTGACCCGCTTCggtacctccccctcccccttttgtCCTACCCGCTTCTGTACCTCCCCCCCCTTTTGTCCTACCCTTTCTTCTTTCAACCTAACTAACAATGATTTCCATCTCTTCAACAGACTTACACATCGTCTCCTTTGTGAGCAACAAGGGACGAGACTCTTCGATTCTCCCGACAATCTACAAAATTGAATCTTACCCGTTCAAGTCTGGGATAACCTTTCCGACAGCCTTCGCAGCACCAGTCGATGCAGGGATGATGTTCTGGGCTGCTCCACGGCCATCACGCCACTTCTGTTTGTGCACAACAATAACAATCATGAAAACCAATAGTTAATAAGTTTTAGTTAAATTCAGTGTAAAGAATTAATGAAGCCCTTTTTACATTGAAACTGGCATGATTTTTGTTTCAAGTTATCCAGTACTAAATATCTGAGACTGCGGTTTACTAACTTGAAGATTGCCACAGTTCATTGCAACTAATTAACAgacaaataaaaatgaaaaaagtctaAAACTTTACAATGTTACATTTTTTGCTTacctttttcttaaaaatatgaaaaaaagggTCTAGAAGACAACCTTTGGAATAACTAATCAATTACTGCTAATTAACGAGTGTCAATAGCTGTCATGGCTAATGACTACACAAACAATGTACACACGGCCATCCACCTTTTGCCAGGACTGCCCTTTTTCTGTAACTATGTCTGATTCACGTACcaggaaatattttaatgttgtaACATTAATTCATAAATGCCTAAACTaactttctgtatactggaccagtctcgaatgcgATTCAAGACTGGTCGAGTGtatagagaggagaattgcttcaggatcaaaatgttagacaaacactggtttgttgccgtggcaatcatgaagtcataattaaaagaaatgaagacatggtGTAACGTTGCCAtgagtatatgcaaatatgttaaTGGGCAAAGCAATGTTCCAAATTGcaaaagaatactgtacagtatatatagcctatacaccAATCACTGCATACGTGCTACAGTGATAACTGAGCTAAGCAACAGCGGGTTTGATTCAAGAACCATATCaactttgatgacgtcatctgaTGACGTCATTGAGAAGGTCGCCTCCGTCCGCTCAGcctcctcgatgacgtcatcatccaTCTCAAATCAAACGTAAGATCGGTTCCCCTCGTATTTATCCCCTAAGTAAGCAGTTTTCAAAGGCTCCGAACTTTGTTTCTTTGTGAAATTCTATGGTTCCTGTGTTaacaaactgctatacatctttcgCACAGGTACACCAATTTGAACACTTTGCATTGCAATTTGCTGTGCGATGCTGGATAAATGTTTCCCAACATTAAAGCTCCGGGACTATTTCCCGGCCACCAGACATTGCTCTCTTCATACCTACCTTTGCGCTCGGTCCATCGACGGTCTTTTGCGTTGCAGTGTATGCGTGGACAGTCGTCATCAGGCCCTCTTCAATGCCAAAATTATCGTTGATGACCTTAGCTAGCGGAGCCAGACAGTTGGTGGTGCAGGAAGCATTACTGACATTAAAAACCAACAACAGAAAAAAACCCATTAAATTGttagaatgaaagaaaaaaaacatctaCATATGAAGTACCAGACAGACTTATGGACAACCGTTTCTGTATAAAAGCTGTACCATCTTTTTTAAATAATGTATTCAGCGCAGTAATTCTAAAACAAAGTTGTAACACACCTGTTTCCATGTTCCTGTATGCAAGTCATTTAATTGTGGTCGAGTCCATGTAACAATGACAAGAgttgaatatttattttaccCCTTCAGTAGAAATGGTACAGTCTTTACACCACAATAAGTTGGGTAAGGATCATTTGTTGATACATCCCAATTTGggagaagaaaattaaaatggaaaCTTTATAGAAAATCATTAGGacaaatttgtcagtgtgcacATAAACGACATCACACCCTGTTTGCTTCTTCAAGTTCATTTTTTGGCACAAAACATGTCAACTTCAGAACGTGTCGTCTCCGCCAACAATAAATAGGAACTGAAATGTAAAATTCACGAAGGGATGCTTAGCATAGATCCCGCTGCCATCGgtcaaaaataaacaatttcacGCAGACCATCCGTTCAAAAAGGACGAGCCCACGTGTGGTCCGATGGACCGACTGGCCGACGAAAGTAAAACGGATCGGCCCTGCCCGTAATCGTTTCTCTTCAACGATTAATTAAGGAGACGTAATTTTGACAGGTACCTGACGATGTTCATTTTGGAAGGGTCGTACGTGTCCTCGTTCACACCCATCACGAACATGGGAACGTCGGCGGATGGGGCCGAGATGATGACCTTCTTGGCTCCTCCCTGGAAGTGAGCTTCTGCCTTCTCCATGCTGGTGAAGACACCCGTGGATTCCACAATGTATTCTGCTTTATGATCGGACCATTTGATGTTAGCTGGTTTCATTCTGTGAAGGTTAGAGTACATAGCAGAGTTACTACTTTGGTGGTTTCACTGTAAATATACCCCTTTCAAAAACCTTTCAAAAAATTTGTGATATAAACTTGGCGTGAGGATTTGGTTCTGAACAAAATGTGCAGAAAAGTTCCAGTAagttttctactttttcttCAGCATCGGCCCTCAAAGGAAAAGGATGTTTCCCATCCGCAGACACGATCAAGCCATCGAAAGAACTTGCTCAGTGAAATTCTTCGTTGGGAACATTTCTATTGCACAAATTCTGCCCAAATGTATCATGGGAAGGATACCCAGGCAGTACATTGTGCTGACATCAGAGAGTTTAGTCAGGAATTGACTAAATTTTAAACAAACTAAACTTATCGactaaatttgacaaaatttaaaattgaatatattgactaaatttaaaacaaactaaattTATTGACTAAATTTAAAACATACCCCCATATTGTACAATAATTTTACAGCACATATGTGACGGTCCTATAACCCAGTACGTAATCCATTTTCGGAGAGAAATAACTGtaaacaaactgcttatcctaCTGCAAAAAATGTCTTCAAAGagtgaaatttgagaaaatcCTCAGAGGGTGGACTATGTAAACATAAATTAAAATCTTTGTTACTTCTACCTTTtcataagaaaattttggctcTTCAAATCAGCCAGTTGGAACAGTTTTGCAAAGCTAACACCACTCtgtactgtcctcccatatcatgctcacaagcactcgtactgacagtatgaacagtttctaaCCTTATCTGATTCTAATAATGGTAATACCACTCAATACTGTCCtgtcatatcatgcttcaaagcacttgttctgacagtatgaacagttcctaccCTTTATCTGACAGAAACAATGATATTCATActactcatactgacagtactaGTGCTCCGCAGCAGGACATGACATAGAAaatattgtcccaactgggtgcatAAAATCCATACATGTACCACATGCCATCGTACAACTTGGCAAACATTGGAAGGGGAGTTGGGTATaggacggggagggggggggggagttgaagAAACAGGTCAGATGGCAAAACAAGGAAGGGAATGCAGCTAGAAGAGATTGGTGGATGCCGTACTTACTCAGAGAATACATGGATTTTATGTCCATTGACAGTAAGAATTCCATCTCCACTGGTGACGTCACCTTTAAAGGTGCCGTGTGTTGAGTCATACTTGAACATGTAGGCCTGTTAGGATAAAACCAGTACAACATAGATTTACAGTTCATTTCATATAGATATACAATATGTAATCTGACAATATACTTTATAGAATATTCAAACCTTGAATATTCAAAACTTACAGTGGATCAACCagcaaatttttatttttactgtaATGCAGTCATATCCTCTTCCTTTCCCGAGATTGGCATGCGGGTTAATTACGTTCATTGATTTACATATTACTGTATCTGCAGTACCATTCCAAGGTAACCTCACATTTGAGCTATGTGGAATGAACCGATCGCAGTTATAGCGCTCGGTTTCCTTTAGTCTAGGATTGCAATTATCGCGGCCATTTACAACATTTCCTGTTTAACTGAGAGCGCGTTCCTTGCAATGAATGCAGTTCGAGTCTTTTCATCTCCGCATACGCAGGTGAGAAGTCCATTGTTTGGTCTGCGCAAGCAATAGCTGTACTCCTAGTTAATGCTTTTCATCTAGTCACAGAAGAAATTAGATCAGAGTGAAACATTTGACAAACTCGGACAGTAAAGTTCAAAAGTTGAAACTGACAGTCCTAAGCGAGAAATGATAACATGTACGTCTTACAAAACGATAGGGAAAACAAATGGCTTCTGTCTTTAGATAGTCCAAAATCAGGTTCCAGAATGTTTCCGACAAGCTTGTAGTTTCTGTCAATGGAACAGGGTAGCCAATCAGATACTGTGATTGAAGCTGACAgctagcatactgtacattgtcTCTTGTCATTGCTTAAGATAAGACAGTAGggcctaaccccccccccccaccccccaatagGAATGAGAAAGAAACTCACAGCTGACTAATACAACAATCACCAATTATGCTTTGAAGCATTATCAGTTAAGTATGCTACTGTAGTCCAGTTACAATACATAAAATCATGGCTGTTCATTAATTACACTCTTCATCTTTCTATACGTACAGTATGTCTTAGAATGGTACATCCTGTACTCTTGTTAAGAAATACACCACAACCTGATGCACTGCTTCATGAATACTGCCGTAAGTACTACTACAGTATCTGAACAAAAATGCACTTGACACAACTTGACATGAGTACCACTGACTGTACCACATCCTGTTTCACAATTCAAACTCCATGTTTGCACATCTGAAGAGCTTTCAAGTGCGGCCAGTAAAAACTTTTTCGCCcagcctatttttttttaatgaaaattgcCAGTCTGGTGGGCTGCATTGCATACCTAAAATACCCTCACCTAGACCTGTCCACTTACAATAATGATTATATGTACATAGAATAAATCAGTACACTAATACTATGTCAATGTACAAACACAGTTACAAAgttaaatgtacagtatattactacTCTATCACAAAAGGAGCTGCAGTTGGCTTCCTTGAAGTTGTATAAAAAAATTAAGCCTACCGATAAAATGAGTAAAAACCAACCTGCGAACCAAGTTTTCCTCAGTGAAATTAGGGACAGGCCTACGATGGTAACATCTACAGTAAGACGTTTTTTATGAAGTACAGTAGTACAACAGGGTATTTTAACTTGACTTGCAGTTAACAAAAGTCCCACATTATCTGATACAAAAAGGTCTACCGTCTGTTGTTGGCAGGCAGATTTGCATGATGGGAAGTTTTTTGTAGAATAACCAGTATAAGCTGTGGTTTTCTACTTTGTAATCAATTTcttgaatttataaaaaaaaaatttaaccgACTACTATGCCACCACCATGGACTTTTGAGATAAAAGAGTAGAGTTGAGTCCACATAGGACACTGTAGGCTGGAGGGCTGCATGATGCAGCAAAAACAATCAATCTTTTAGGAATTTATTATTAGAAGCAAGAGCCTACGGTAGGGACACTAAACACAACAAGGAGGAATAATTGAAAGAACAAAGGTTAATGTTATCAAAGGTCTACAAATTGATCAGTTCGGACAATTTGATGGTAGGTTTAGGTTACTGTCCCTGGCAGTTCCAAGAACAGTTAGCTTCAGCTACACATAACAGGAAGTCAGAATGCGTGTTTCTATTAACATAGTCATCGCATTACCTTCCTATCTAAATGGAACTGACATTTTATTACATTCTCATCTAGAAAGGTTACCGAGACAATAGCACAATGTCAAG is part of the Apostichopus japonicus isolate 1M-3 chromosome 11, ASM3797524v1, whole genome shotgun sequence genome and harbors:
- the LOC139976011 gene encoding glyceraldehyde-3-phosphate dehydrogenase-like, which produces MVKIGINGFGRIGRLVLRAALEKSAAVEVVAINDPFIDLEYMAYMFKYDSTHGTFKGDVTSGDGILTVNGHKIHVFSEMKPANIKWSDHKAEYIVESTGVFTSMEKAEAHFQGGAKKVIISAPSADVPMFVMGVNEDTYDPSKMNIVSNASCTTNCLAPLAKVINDNFGIEEGLMTTVHAYTATQKTVDGPSAKKWRDGRGAAQNIIPASTGAAKAVGKVIPDLNGKLTGMAFRVPVPDVSVVDLTVRLKKKASYDDIKAVIKKAASSTSLQSILGYTEDQVVSQDFRGDTRSSIFDAKAGIALNENFVKLVSWYDNEYGYSHRVIDLILYMAKKDI